In Thamnophis elegans isolate rThaEle1 chromosome 4, rThaEle1.pri, whole genome shotgun sequence, the following proteins share a genomic window:
- the NUFIP2 gene encoding nuclear fragile X mental retardation-interacting protein 2, which translates to MEAPPAPLRFHGQGRPPGAPPADGRRAADYGELNGTVGERDPFLTSPAAGDLFAPVSGVPNGSQPGQELSLSLQQTAKGGMFVKAGLKTKPFSLKSSLDRKNERCHESRARDGPSWDKAEMHPVPNGIAANGSEYLANGCVGKGADNDGSGSESGYTTPKKRKGRRNSVKGCENLSLGQEKVAPCSPVPALKLETDPFGADGGDPKADPRPDGLKPAWKCEHPGGLGLGRGKPGGVAPDMLRKAAEAKVGQASKKFEERPKGKHVLVTSSSKEDSWTLFKPPPVFPVDNSSAKIVPKISYASKVKENLKKAVPSLSSSSSSSSSSSSLCSSSAGEVQVQTSNRLSQVPMSAMKSVTSASFSNGPLLAGADRGVCPAGVQALLVPAASTVLSASSKLAPQDASPSAAAMDPQKASLFIYPSNMHGLFSMAAQAEAPFLAMQQNLGEIFQNQWGLSFINEPSAGPDASPRKPTDTKAGEVIFQGSSYPAASVPPAAETPPAGPEQPAFPKAYELARRTSPQLLGGLLKMGAAGEESDLLLEPHLPGGLPQAELGGPGTFVFLAKDYHPGDSRLSSPTNTFLVSTKEQRQPGSLERKASWGEFDLRAAVLYHIQEMESLCNLQKRDPKRIITYAEALDTPST; encoded by the exons ATTATGGCGAACTCAATGGGACCGTTGGTGAACGAGACCCCTTCCTGACGTCTCCCGCTGCCGGTGACTTGTTTGCCCCCGTTTCCGGGGTCCCCAACGGCAGCCAGCCCGGCCAGGAGCTGAGCCTGTCTCTCCAGCAGACGGCGAAAGGCGGCATGTTTGTCAAAGCTGGTCTGAAAACCAAGCCCTTCAGTTTGAAAAGCAGCCTGGACAGGAAGAACGAGCGATGCCACGAGAGCCGAGCCAGGGATGGTCCATCCTGGGACAAAGCCGAGATGCACCCCGTCCCCAACGGCATCGCGGCCAACGGCTCTGAGTACCTCGCCAACGGCTGCGTCGGCAAAGGGGCGGACAACGACGGCAGTGGCTCGGAGAGCGGCTACACCACACCCAAGAAGCGGAAAGGCCGGCGCAACAGCGTCAAGGGCTGCGAGAACCTGAGCTTGGGGCAGGAGAAGGTCGCACCGTGCAGCCCCGTCCCGGCCTTGAAGCTGGAGACGGACCCCTTTGGGGCCGATGGAGGGGACCCGAAGGCTGACCCTCGGCCGGACGGCCTGAAACCCGCTTGGAAGTGTGAACATCCGGGAGGCCTGGGGTTGGGCCGTGGGAAGCCGGGCGGAGTTGCTCCGGACATGCTCCGGAAGGCAGCGGAGGCCAAAGTCGGACAGGCCAGCAAGAAATTTGAGGAGCGTCCCAAGGGGAAGCACGTCTTGGTGACGTCCTCGTCGAAGGAAGATTCTTGGACCCTGTTTAAGCCGCCACCGGTTTTCCCCGTGGATAACAGCAGCGCGAAGATCGTTCCCAAAATCAGTTATGCAAGCAAAGTGAAAGAGAACCTCAAGAAGGctgttccttctctctcctcctcttcctcctcctcctcctcctcctcctccttatgtTCGTCTTCTGCGGGCGAGGTCCAAGTCCAGACCTCCAACCGCCTCTCCCAGGTCCCCATGTCCGCCATGAAGTCTGTTACATCGGCCAGCTTTTCCAACGGGCCCCTCTTGGCCGGGGCTGACCGCGGGGTGTGTCCGGCCGGGGTCCAGGCCCTGCTGGTACCAGCTGCTAGTACTGTCCTTTCGGCTTCTTCCAAACTGGCACCCCAGGACGCCAGTCCCTCTGCAGCCGCCATGGACCCACAGAAGGCGAGCCTTTTCATCTACCCGTCAAACATGCACGGCCTGTTCAGCATGGCGGCCCAGGCCGAGGCTCCATTCCTGGCCATGCAGCAAAACCTAGGCGAGATCTTCCAGAATCAGTGGGGGTTATCCTTTATAAACGAGCCCAGCGCGGGCCCGGACGCCTCGCCCAGGAAGCCGACGGACACCAAGGCGGGCGAGGTGATCTTCCAGGGTTCCTCCTACCCCGCCGCGTCAGTTCCTCCTGCGGCCGAGACTCCTCCCGCTGGACCCGAACAGCCGGCCTTCCCCAAGGCCTACGAGCTGGCCAGACGGACTAGTCCCCAGCTTTTGGGTGGACTCTTGAAGATGGGGGCCGCTGGGGAGGAGAGCGACCTGCTGTTAGAGCCCCACTTGCCGGGGGGCCTGCCCCAGGCTGAGCTGGGGGGCCCGGGGACCTTTGTGTTCCTCGCCAAGGACTATCATCCCGGAGACAGTCGCCTGTCTTCGCCTACGAACACTTTCTTAGTCTCCACCAAAGAGCAGAGGCAGCCGGGCAGTCTAGAacggaaagccagctggggggaGTTCGACCTCCGGGCAGCTGTTCTATACCACATCCAAG AAATGGAATCTCTTTGTAATTTGCAAAAGCGAG ACCCAAAACGGATAATCACTTACGCCGAAGCCCTGGACACCCCCAGCacctga